In the Staphylococcus sp. IVB6240 genome, one interval contains:
- a CDS encoding protein arginine kinase produces MTNEYDAPLQNEQQEVLQPVVMSSRIRLARNLENYVHPLMFPNEDEGHRVVNEVQDALTDLKVKRLSDMDQQSAYKLVAKHLISPELTKQPAAAVLLNDDETVSVMVNEEDHVRIQVMGNDLALDDLYQRASDIDDQLDAEVDISYDETLGYLTTCPTNIGTGMRASVMLHLPALSIMKRMNRIAQSINRFGFTIRGIYGEGSQVYGHVYQVSNQLTLGKSEEEIIEALTELVSQIINEELEERQRLLAHKENETLDRIYRSLGILKYARRISVEEASYRLSDIKLGIDLGVLDMPEFDFNAMMIAIQSPFLIDEETAHPIEAKRAYILRQYL; encoded by the coding sequence ATGACGAATGAATATGATGCACCGTTGCAAAATGAACAACAGGAAGTTCTTCAACCAGTCGTTATGTCTTCACGCATTCGCTTAGCACGTAACCTTGAAAATTACGTTCATCCTTTGATGTTTCCTAATGAAGATGAAGGACATCGTGTCGTGAATGAGGTACAAGATGCACTCACAGATTTAAAAGTGAAACGATTATCTGATATGGATCAACAAAGTGCCTATAAGCTTGTAGCAAAGCATTTGATCAGTCCAGAACTCACAAAACAGCCCGCTGCGGCAGTTTTGTTGAATGACGATGAAACAGTGAGTGTCATGGTTAATGAGGAAGACCATGTACGCATCCAAGTAATGGGCAATGACTTAGCACTAGATGACCTGTATCAACGTGCATCAGATATTGATGATCAGCTAGACGCAGAGGTTGATATTAGCTATGATGAGACGCTTGGCTATTTGACAACTTGCCCAACAAATATTGGAACAGGTATGCGTGCTAGTGTGATGTTACACCTTCCTGCCTTATCCATTATGAAACGCATGAACCGTATTGCCCAATCCATCAACCGTTTTGGCTTTACGATTCGTGGTATTTATGGTGAGGGGTCACAAGTGTATGGTCATGTGTACCAAGTGTCGAATCAGCTCACACTTGGTAAGTCAGAAGAAGAGATTATTGAGGCATTAACAGAGTTGGTGTCACAAATTATTAATGAAGAATTAGAAGAACGCCAACGCTTGTTAGCACACAAGGAGAATGAGACGCTAGATCGCATTTACCGTTCTCTCGGTATTTTAAAATATGCTCGCCGTATTTCTGTAGAAGAGGCGTCTTATCGTTTGAGCGATATTAAGCTAGGTATTGATCTCGGTGTGTTAGATATGCCGGAATTTGATTTTAATGCAATGATGATTGCGATACAATCACCATTTTTAATAGATGAGGAAACAGCGCATCCAATCGAAGCAAAACGCGCATATATTTTAAGACAGTATTTATAA
- a CDS encoding ATP-dependent Clp protease ATP-binding subunit yields MLFGRLTERAQRVLAHAQEEAIRFNHSNIGTEHLLLGLMKEPEGIAAKVLESFDITEEKVVNEVEKLIGHGQEHIGTLHYTPRAKKVIELSMDEARKLQHNFVGTEHILLGLIRENEGVAARVFANLDLNITKARAQVVKALGSPEMASNNGQVSKSDNTPTLDSLARDLTVIAKDGTLDPVVGRSKEITRVIEVLSRRTKNNPVLIGEPGVGKTAIAEGLAQAIVNNEVPETLKGKRVMSLDMGTVVAGTKYRGEFEERLKKVMEEIHQAGNVILFIDELHTLIGAGGAEGAIDASNILKPALARGEIQCIGATTLDEYRKHIEKDAALERRFQPVQVDEPSVEDTISILKGLRDRYEAHHSINISDEAIEAAAKLSDRYVQDRFLPDKAIDLIDEASSKVRLRHHTTPTNLKDLEQQIEQVKNEKDAAVHAQEFENAANLRDKQTKLESQYEAAKNEWKNNQGEQHTKLVADDISEVIAGWTGIPLTRLNETESDRLLNLEETLHERVIGQKDAVTSISKAVRRARAGLKDPKRPIGSFIFLGPTGVGKTELARALAESMFGEEDAMIRVDMSEYMEKHAVSRLVGAPPGYVGHDDGGQLTEKVRRKPYSVILFDEIEKAHPDIFNVLLQVLDDGHLTDTKGRRVDFRNTVIIMTSNVGAQELQDQRFAGFGGKSEGSDYETIRNTMMKSLKNAFRPEFLNRVDDIIVFHKLDKDELKEIVTKMVNQLTKRLSEQNIHVSVTEAAKEKIAAEGYDPEYGARPLVRAIQKTVEDNLSELILEGKELDGKLVTVDYDGETFQYNVTERESAEPTA; encoded by the coding sequence ATGTTATTTGGTAGATTAACAGAACGTGCACAACGTGTATTAGCACATGCACAAGAAGAAGCAATTCGATTCAATCATTCGAATATTGGAACAGAACATTTATTATTAGGTTTAATGAAGGAACCAGAAGGCATTGCAGCAAAAGTATTAGAAAGCTTTGATATTACTGAAGAAAAAGTAGTCAATGAAGTTGAAAAATTGATTGGTCACGGACAAGAACACATCGGTACATTGCACTATACACCACGTGCAAAAAAAGTCATTGAACTATCAATGGATGAAGCACGTAAACTTCAACACAACTTTGTTGGAACAGAACACATCTTACTTGGATTAATTCGTGAAAATGAAGGTGTCGCAGCACGTGTATTTGCGAACTTAGATTTAAATATTACAAAAGCACGCGCACAAGTTGTTAAAGCACTTGGTAGCCCAGAAATGGCATCAAATAATGGTCAAGTTTCTAAATCAGACAATACACCAACATTAGATAGTTTAGCACGTGACTTAACAGTGATTGCTAAAGATGGCACATTAGATCCTGTTGTGGGGCGTAGCAAAGAAATTACACGTGTGATTGAAGTATTAAGTCGTCGTACGAAAAATAACCCAGTATTAATTGGTGAACCAGGTGTTGGTAAAACAGCGATTGCAGAAGGATTAGCACAAGCAATTGTTAACAACGAAGTACCTGAAACATTAAAAGGTAAACGCGTCATGTCATTAGATATGGGGACAGTGGTAGCAGGTACAAAATACCGTGGTGAATTTGAAGAACGCTTGAAAAAAGTAATGGAAGAAATTCATCAAGCGGGCAATGTCATTCTCTTTATCGATGAATTACACACATTGATTGGTGCAGGTGGTGCAGAAGGTGCAATCGATGCATCAAACATTTTAAAACCAGCTTTAGCACGTGGAGAAATCCAATGCATTGGTGCAACAACATTAGATGAATACCGTAAGCATATCGAAAAAGATGCAGCGCTTGAGCGTCGTTTCCAACCTGTACAAGTAGACGAACCAAGTGTTGAAGATACCATTTCAATCTTAAAAGGATTAAGAGATCGTTATGAAGCGCATCACAGCATTAACATTTCTGATGAAGCAATCGAAGCAGCAGCGAAGTTAAGTGACCGTTATGTTCAAGACCGTTTCTTACCAGACAAAGCGATTGACTTAATCGATGAAGCAAGTTCAAAAGTACGCTTAAGACATCATACAACACCAACGAACTTAAAAGATCTTGAGCAACAAATTGAACAAGTGAAAAATGAAAAAGATGCGGCAGTTCATGCGCAAGAATTTGAAAATGCAGCTAACTTACGTGATAAACAAACAAAATTAGAATCACAATATGAAGCGGCAAAAAATGAATGGAAAAATAATCAAGGTGAGCAGCATACAAAACTTGTAGCGGATGATATTTCAGAAGTAATCGCAGGTTGGACAGGCATTCCGTTAACACGATTGAATGAAACGGAATCTGATCGTTTACTCAACCTTGAAGAAACATTACATGAGCGTGTCATTGGTCAAAAAGATGCCGTGACTTCAATTTCTAAAGCGGTACGTCGTGCACGTGCAGGACTTAAAGATCCAAAACGTCCAATCGGTAGCTTTATCTTCTTAGGACCAACAGGTGTTGGTAAAACTGAACTCGCACGTGCTCTTGCTGAATCTATGTTCGGTGAAGAAGATGCGATGATTCGTGTTGATATGAGTGAATACATGGAGAAACATGCTGTGAGTCGTTTAGTCGGAGCACCTCCTGGATATGTAGGTCATGATGACGGAGGTCAATTGACAGAAAAAGTACGTCGCAAACCTTACTCAGTTATTTTATTTGATGAAATTGAAAAAGCACATCCAGATATTTTCAACGTATTATTACAAGTACTAGATGATGGTCATTTAACAGATACAAAAGGTCGCCGTGTTGATTTTAGAAACACAGTGATTATCATGACTTCTAACGTTGGGGCACAAGAATTACAAGATCAACGTTTTGCAGGTTTTGGTGGCAAATCAGAAGGCAGCGACTATGAAACAATTCGAAATACAATGATGAAGAGTCTTAAAAATGCCTTCCGTCCAGAGTTCTTAAACCGTGTAGATGATATTATCGTCTTCCACAAATTGGATAAAGACGAATTAAAAGAAATCGTTACAAAAATGGTAAATCAATTAACAAAACGCTTATCTGAACAAAATATTCATGTAAGTGTGACAGAAGCAGCAAAAGAAAAAATTGCAGCTGAAGGTTATGACCCGGAATATGGTGCACGTCCACTCGTTCGTGCAATCCAAAAAACAGTAGAAGACAACTTAAGTGAATTAATTCTTGAAGGAAAAGAATTAGATGGTAAATTGGTAACAGTTGATTACGATGGTGAAACATTCCAATACAATGTAACAGAACGTGAATCAGCAGAGCCAACAGCATAA